From one Liolophura sinensis isolate JHLJ2023 chromosome 10, CUHK_Ljap_v2, whole genome shotgun sequence genomic stretch:
- the LOC135476717 gene encoding zinc finger protein 664-like has protein sequence MAENGGLVYIEMDGQLHYLQLSPVDPPTGTQVSADVPFVDNSEVTPTGGPVEGRQGEDEISPADPNKEPPTQSAKEELSAPATWTKSTGDKSHECTVCGKGFNKSAYVKIHMRVHTGEKPYACHLCEARFTGRTAQQRHLLRHTGERPFKCDICGNDYVLKQDLREHRKGHGFDAEKKCVCDVCGIAFRYPFQLKIHKRRHTGEKPVECNICHTMFRTPQTLYIHKRTHTGEKPSKCLFCGKRFATTSDKNRHEMIHRNEKPFKCDLCDKHFQRRYKMESHRKVHFKETVKSANNTKDKTFQCGTCDQTFALQLSLDLHMRMVHSTEEVEQGQASETSYKNGEEKDSESVIVKVV, from the coding sequence CTCCAGCTATCACCTGTTGATCCACCCACAGGGACACAAGTCAGTGCAGATGTTCCCTTTGTAGATAATTCAGAGGTCACACCCACAGGTGGTCCTGTTGAGGGTCGACAGGGCGAAGATGAAATTTCGCCAGCAGACCCCAATAAGGAGCCACCAACTCAGTCTGCAAAAGAAGAGCTGTCTGCTCCAGCTACATGGACAAAGTCTACAGGAGACAAGTCACATGAATGCACTGTGTGTGGCAAGGGATTCAACAAATCAGCGTACGTCAAAATTCACATGCGTGTCCACACTGGGGAAAAGCCTTATGCCTGCCACTTGTGCGAAGCTCGCTTCACGGGCAGGACTGCACAGCAGCGGCACTTGCTGCGTCACACCGGGGAACGGCCGTTTAAGTGCGACATTTGTGGCAATGACTACGTGCTTAAGCAAGATCTGCGTGAACATCGCAAGGGTCATGGTTTTGACGCAGAAAAAAAATGCGTATGTGATGTTTGCGGCATAGCTTTTCGCTATCCATTCCAGTTGAAAATTCACAAAAGACGTCACACTGGTGAAAAACCTGTGGAGTGCAATATTTGCCATACAATGTTTCGCACGCCACAGACTCTGTATATACACAAGAGGACTCACACTGGGGAAAAACCTTCCAAGTGCCTGTTCTGTGGCAAGCGATTTGCCACAACATCTGATAAAAACAGACACGAAATGATCCATCGCAACGAAAAACCTTTCAAATGCGATTTGTGCGATAAGCATTTTCAGAGGCGATACAAAATGGAAAGTCATCGAAAGGTTCATTTCAAGGAGACTGTTAAAAGTGCAAATAATACCAAAGACAAAACTTTCCAGTGTGGTACTTGCGATCAAACATTTGCCTTACAGTTATCCCTTGATCTACACATGAGAATGGTTCACAGCACAGAGGAGGTTGAGCAGGGCCAAGCTAGCGAAACATCTTACAAAAACGGAGAAGAAAAGGACTCAGAATCTGTTATTGTAAAAGTTGTGTGA